The Methanoregula boonei 6A8 genome has a window encoding:
- a CDS encoding NOP5/NOP56 family protein produces MQSCWFGDIDAGKCTPFTGDAAAYARRVQELRASTDAIVPIDWQQAVVCGICRDRAEYLILLQKVCIAGSEQAVKEQYAAKDVELLQMVRTLDEMDTVINLLSERVADWYQIRHPSFSRKYRRTPAHVLVRSMGGRGGALGKVATGITGLADTRTALAKVVSARACEVMPNTSALIGGLVAARLLSQAGGLKELSRLPASVIQVLGARTALFAHIRTNAPSPKHGIIFQHRRVHNASRETRGKVARVLAGKLAIAARLDYYRGYPDPAFLENAQARIDQAGVGPGEVRS; encoded by the coding sequence ATGCAGTCCTGCTGGTTTGGTGATATCGATGCAGGGAAATGCACCCCGTTTACCGGTGATGCCGCCGCATACGCCCGCCGTGTCCAAGAGCTCCGGGCCAGCACGGATGCCATTGTACCCATTGACTGGCAGCAGGCCGTGGTCTGCGGGATCTGCCGTGACCGTGCTGAATACCTTATCCTGCTCCAGAAGGTCTGTATTGCAGGATCGGAGCAGGCGGTAAAAGAGCAGTACGCGGCAAAGGATGTGGAGCTGCTCCAGATGGTGCGGACCCTGGACGAGATGGACACGGTCATTAACCTCCTGTCCGAACGGGTCGCGGACTGGTACCAGATCCGGCACCCGTCGTTCTCCCGCAAATACCGCAGGACACCGGCGCATGTGCTGGTCAGATCCATGGGTGGAAGGGGGGGCGCTCTCGGGAAAGTTGCGACAGGTATCACCGGCCTTGCCGATACCCGGACTGCCCTTGCAAAGGTGGTATCGGCCCGGGCCTGCGAGGTGATGCCCAACACGAGTGCTCTTATTGGAGGGCTGGTTGCGGCTCGGCTTCTCTCCCAGGCAGGGGGATTAAAGGAACTCTCCCGGCTGCCTGCAAGTGTAATCCAGGTGCTTGGGGCCCGGACCGCCCTTTTTGCGCATATCAGGACAAATGCCCCCTCACCCAAGCATGGGATCATCTTCCAGCACCGGCGGGTGCATAACGCCTCCCGGGAAACGAGGGGAAAAGTTGCCCGGGTCCTTGCGGGGAAACTGGCGATTGCCGCCCGTCTGGATTATTACCGGGGATACCCGGATCCCGCTTTCCTTGAGAATGCCCAGGCACGTATCGACCAGGCAGGAGTCGGCCCGGGCGAGGTGCGGTCATGA
- a CDS encoding type II toxin-antitoxin system CcdA family antitoxin has translation MVTVTIGKDGIEYIHTNVSIPRQLRDLAKELGVSMSQELRTALEKKVKEGYARGQNAPITETTACLSSTDNQVEQECSGVEQAPTSQPAAPSSTPRRSKGQ, from the coding sequence ATGGTAACGGTAACAATCGGAAAAGACGGGATAGAATACATCCATACGAACGTGAGTATTCCCCGGCAGCTTAGGGACCTCGCAAAGGAGCTGGGTGTATCAATGTCTCAAGAGCTGAGAACGGCACTTGAAAAGAAAGTTAAAGAAGGCTATGCACGGGGCCAAAATGCTCCCATCACCGAGACAACGGCATGCCTATCTAGCACTGACAATCAGGTGGAACAAGAATGCAGCGGGGTTGAACAAGCGCCAACCAGTCAGCCCGCTGCACCGTCCAGTACACCACGAAGGAGTAAGGGACAATGA
- a CDS encoding zinc ribbon domain-containing protein, which translates to MFCQKCGKENPDNAAFCNSCGADLRSAPVAPIPQPETIISSCSAGKRRKIILYGVIVCIVVVILIAGAISLWNNQDWNSYCSKNYPGSTYNSTTNTCENPAASTIPSPAQIGPHAAPIYQRGDIVSTDNEGGGGTLIEGYNPANDTYVVTWVDQSLDGTWYHGTDPTIYAVDSWDRVDLENKNPYKIGTVDPNNLPSYASSAPLVLTGNGDNITEFGTPQSGAYIFTSTYSGQGNFVVWIKDSNGYEVGLAANTVDASTDSKMVHLDTDTYYAEVTANGPWTLTITPPS; encoded by the coding sequence ATGTTCTGTCAGAAATGCGGAAAGGAGAATCCTGACAACGCCGCGTTTTGTAATTCCTGCGGTGCGGATCTCCGTTCGGCACCGGTTGCACCAATCCCCCAACCAGAAACGATCATATCGTCATGTTCTGCCGGAAAAAGACGGAAAATTATATTATATGGGGTAATTGTTTGTATCGTCGTCGTTATACTAATTGCGGGCGCAATATCTCTCTGGAATAACCAAGATTGGAATTCATATTGTTCCAAGAATTATCCCGGTAGCACGTACAATTCCACAACTAACACTTGCGAAAACCCGGCGGCATCAACGATACCATCACCCGCACAAATTGGGCCGCATGCAGCTCCAATATACCAAAGAGGGGATATAGTTTCGACTGATAATGAGGGCGGGGGCGGAACTCTTATCGAGGGATATAATCCAGCAAACGATACTTACGTTGTTACATGGGTGGATCAGAGTTTAGATGGGACTTGGTATCACGGGACAGATCCGACTATTTATGCGGTTGATTCATGGGATAGGGTAGATCTTGAAAACAAAAACCCTTATAAAATCGGTACGGTAGATCCAAACAATTTGCCATCCTACGCCTCAAGTGCTCCCCTAGTTCTGACCGGGAATGGAGACAACATTACGGAATTTGGCACGCCGCAGTCGGGAGCGTATATATTTACAAGCACATATTCGGGACAGGGAAATTTCGTAGTTTGGATTAAGGATAGTAATGGATATGAGGTTGGTTTAGCTGCAAATACTGTCGATGCGAGTACTGATTCGAAAATGGTGCATCTGGATACCGATACATATTACGCAGAAGTAACTGCAAACGGCCCATGGACTTTAACAATAACACCACCATCATAA
- a CDS encoding uroporphyrinogen-III synthase has product MKIAVTRLAGKEGRDVARCAAFGHACYSIHPLRSEIREDVVAAFADATDRGEFDCIFFTSALPAKILAPRLEKTPRIIAIGPETARELTQCSIACETLPGFYSRDFVPYLGEWIKGKKIGLPRADVPNAPLIDAIAKAGGIPREFRCYRLVPTNESLDLHPAEAVLFTSAMSYTSAVWTPRPDLLVMAIGEITADAMRCGGTFPTIVGDGSLEGTLTALNEYCGRTRIIR; this is encoded by the coding sequence ATGAAGATCGCAGTCACCCGTCTTGCAGGAAAGGAGGGCCGGGATGTGGCCCGGTGCGCAGCATTCGGGCATGCGTGCTACAGCATCCATCCCCTTCGATCAGAGATACGGGAGGATGTTGTTGCGGCATTTGCCGACGCTACCGACCGCGGGGAGTTCGACTGCATATTCTTTACGAGTGCACTGCCGGCAAAGATCCTTGCCCCGCGGCTTGAAAAGACCCCCCGGATCATCGCGATCGGCCCCGAGACTGCAAGGGAGCTGACGCAGTGCAGCATTGCCTGCGAGACCCTGCCCGGGTTCTATTCCCGGGATTTTGTCCCGTACCTGGGTGAATGGATCAAAGGGAAAAAGATCGGTCTCCCCCGGGCCGATGTCCCCAATGCCCCCCTTATCGATGCAATCGCAAAGGCAGGGGGGATACCACGGGAGTTTCGCTGCTACCGGCTTGTGCCCACCAACGAGTCGCTTGACCTGCACCCTGCAGAAGCCGTACTTTTTACAAGCGCAATGTCGTATACCAGTGCAGTCTGGACGCCGCGGCCAGACCTGCTGGTAATGGCAATAGGGGAAATTACTGCAGATGCGATGAGATGCGGGGGAACATTCCCGACCATCGTGGGGGATGGCTCGCTTGAAGGGACACTTACGGCATTGAACGAGTACTGCGGGAGGACCAGGATCATACGATGA
- a CDS encoding tripartite tricarboxylate transporter permease — protein sequence MIEIVIGTLLGVLLGTISGLIPGVHVNTLAGTLLGAQVLLLDVLGPLALAGTLFAALITHTFVESVPSTFLGIPDADTSLSVLPAHALCLEGNGEEAVRTAALGSACAMVIAVPLSVLCFLFLPALQPFFDWGIGILIIAVIGYMIVMSESPGWALAIFSVSGLLGAFTLHYAFLGWHTIGGETAVLMPLLTGLFGISVLLVAAQGALPAQHFLGLRVDAKTIAKSSALGTLAGIAVGWLPGLSTATANGALASIIGYEKDRRAYILATSAANTANAFIGLAALFALSRMRNGVMVALAELPLPSMSELAVAGVLAACLAYIVTVGLSRSAGRLNGINGRLLNRAVILFVVGLCIVLTGPFGLVVLILATILGLVPHLANVSRVYCMGAIMVPVILYSFGIAWV from the coding sequence ATGATCGAGATCGTGATCGGGACGCTTTTGGGAGTCCTCCTTGGTACCATAAGCGGACTCATCCCCGGGGTGCATGTCAATACCCTGGCCGGTACCCTTCTCGGTGCGCAGGTCCTCCTCCTTGACGTACTGGGACCGCTCGCCCTTGCCGGGACGCTCTTTGCCGCCCTGATCACGCACACGTTTGTTGAGAGCGTCCCCTCCACGTTCCTGGGGATTCCCGACGCTGATACCTCACTCTCCGTCCTCCCGGCCCATGCTCTCTGCCTGGAAGGAAACGGCGAGGAAGCGGTCCGGACCGCGGCGCTCGGGAGCGCTTGCGCCATGGTTATTGCAGTCCCCCTCTCCGTTCTTTGTTTCCTGTTCCTTCCCGCACTCCAGCCGTTCTTTGACTGGGGCATTGGAATCCTGATCATTGCCGTTATCGGGTACATGATCGTGATGAGTGAATCCCCCGGGTGGGCGCTTGCGATCTTTTCCGTCTCCGGCCTGCTGGGTGCTTTCACCCTCCATTACGCGTTCCTCGGCTGGCACACGATAGGGGGGGAGACGGCTGTGCTCATGCCGCTCCTGACCGGCCTTTTTGGGATCTCGGTCCTGCTTGTTGCCGCGCAGGGGGCGCTCCCGGCCCAGCACTTCCTAGGCCTCCGGGTGGATGCAAAAACCATTGCAAAAAGTTCGGCCCTTGGTACGCTGGCCGGCATTGCGGTTGGCTGGCTTCCCGGGCTCTCGACTGCCACCGCGAACGGTGCTCTGGCATCCATCATCGGGTACGAGAAAGATCGCCGTGCCTACATCCTTGCGACCAGCGCTGCAAATACGGCCAACGCCTTTATCGGTCTTGCCGCGCTCTTTGCCCTTTCCCGGATGAGAAATGGCGTGATGGTTGCCCTTGCGGAACTGCCCCTCCCTTCCATGAGCGAACTGGCGGTCGCCGGGGTCCTTGCTGCCTGCCTTGCCTATATCGTCACCGTGGGGCTCTCCCGTTCTGCCGGGCGGCTCAATGGGATTAATGGCCGGCTGCTCAATCGTGCTGTGATCCTTTTTGTGGTGGGCCTCTGCATTGTCCTCACCGGACCGTTCGGGCTTGTTGTCCTTATCCTTGCAACGATCCTCGGGCTCGTGCCGCATCTTGCGAATGTTTCGCGGGTCTACTGCATGGGGGCCATCATGGTACCGGTAATCTTGTACTCGTTTGGGATTGCCTGGGTCTGA
- a CDS encoding thymidylate synthase, which yields MRVIRAPSIGRAHEQVVKMILEKGRVLQTEDDEATVEFEEVALQIDTPLAGPLVSPHSRFQQKFVEQYATDLLHGSHSSFEYDYHGRLFDWGERLFVDGVPVHVDQIEYIATKLRQSPVSRRAIAITWNPVIDEKLNDCPCLQLVQCVLRDGKLCMRVIFRSNDMLTAAGANMYALVQLQKSIAERLGVECGTYTHISLVPHIYYLRDMHDIEPFCGRGDLIQPVQEVCRACGRCPRAKTA from the coding sequence ATGAGAGTCATCCGGGCCCCGTCAATCGGGCGGGCACATGAGCAAGTCGTAAAGATGATCCTGGAGAAAGGCCGGGTCCTCCAGACCGAAGATGACGAGGCTACCGTAGAATTTGAAGAAGTGGCCCTCCAGATCGATACCCCCCTTGCCGGGCCACTCGTAAGCCCACATTCCCGGTTCCAGCAGAAGTTTGTCGAGCAGTACGCAACCGATCTTCTCCATGGATCGCACTCGTCTTTTGAATATGATTACCATGGCAGGCTCTTTGACTGGGGAGAACGGCTCTTTGTAGACGGAGTACCTGTACATGTAGATCAGATCGAATATATAGCAACCAAACTCCGACAGTCACCGGTTAGCCGCCGGGCCATCGCCATTACGTGGAACCCCGTCATCGATGAGAAACTCAACGACTGCCCCTGCCTCCAGCTCGTGCAGTGCGTGCTCCGGGACGGGAAACTGTGCATGAGAGTGATCTTCCGGAGCAACGACATGCTTACTGCCGCTGGGGCAAACATGTACGCTCTTGTCCAGCTCCAGAAGTCCATTGCAGAGCGTCTTGGCGTCGAATGTGGTACCTATACGCACATCTCGCTTGTCCCCCATATCTACTACCTCAGGGACATGCACGACATAGAACCATTCTGCGGAAGAGGGGATCTGATCCAGCCGGTACAGGAAGTCTGCCGGGCCTGTGGCCGGTGCCCTCGGGCAAAGACTGCCTAA
- a CDS encoding DUF1614 domain-containing protein has protein sequence MPDNIRVYSAGPLTIIALLVIIGLVVIVVPLLFLGLVGKAFTNLVGLSWLTATALVILILLCSLVNIPVWKVRKETIRMPHGAADQFPDAFAPTETGGLWETSIAVNLGGAIIPVAMACMLLYRASSFMGGDTLYLQVAAATLIVAAIAYVLTRPVVGIGLRAPLFVPGIAALLCGILFAQGLGLSAGVIAFVSTTFGILLGAGIAHLPIAGDLEVPQISIGGSGMFGAIFIGCILSALIA, from the coding sequence ATGCCAGACAATATCCGCGTTTATTCTGCCGGTCCCCTGACGATCATCGCGCTTCTGGTCATCATCGGGCTTGTGGTCATTGTTGTACCGTTGTTGTTTTTGGGCCTCGTGGGCAAGGCGTTTACCAACCTTGTCGGCTTGTCATGGCTCACGGCAACAGCCCTTGTGATTCTGATCCTGCTCTGCAGTCTGGTGAATATCCCTGTCTGGAAGGTCCGGAAAGAGACGATCCGGATGCCGCATGGTGCAGCAGACCAGTTTCCCGATGCCTTTGCGCCCACCGAAACCGGTGGTCTCTGGGAGACCTCCATTGCCGTGAACCTCGGCGGGGCGATCATCCCCGTGGCTATGGCCTGCATGCTCCTGTACCGTGCCTCATCATTTATGGGAGGGGATACGCTGTACCTTCAGGTGGCGGCGGCAACTCTGATAGTTGCAGCCATAGCGTACGTGCTGACACGGCCGGTTGTGGGGATCGGGCTGCGTGCGCCCCTGTTCGTCCCGGGCATTGCGGCCCTCCTTTGCGGGATCCTGTTTGCGCAGGGCCTTGGGCTTTCTGCGGGCGTGATTGCGTTTGTCAGTACCACGTTTGGTATCCTGCTGGGTGCCGGCATTGCACATCTGCCCATTGCAGGCGACCTTGAAGTGCCGCAGATTAGCATTGGTGGATCAGGAATGTTTGGCGCAATCTTTATCGGGTGCATTCTTTCAGCGCTGATAGCGTGA
- a CDS encoding MEMAR_RS02690 family S-layer glycoprotein, with protein MTKRLTIALIALVALVLVAVLPASATYYNVNNTVNAPGGSVYIGEQQLNIQPLVNSYPAGGAVSIGWWASAASVTSTAPSQQYNVSSLNPSSFYASPSGYGNYLGNWYAINGSGTPNTTAAFFTVVDPSLAIDVWDINTSTTVSSGTVIQGDLLTFRINTNLQSAIDPNYRTSSVTPAVGSVDIQVKPSSGNTYASLFVNSTSGSSTYNTQNIRFQPVNQSLWFWGIAGNGVPSTTATSGAGAIQYAWATGATDSTGNNAYPAGVYTVTAQSDINGQYDNYLNGGAYYTGKTISQPVTVTIASNTVSISANVDSVVRSKPFSVTITGKPGATYHLWVKGVSSLDGTYDNQPPIISANQVGVTFDNQSDSNAFAYFPTSSEFPLNANTAYANGNYTYQNGVQLWNDVAHGTYGSTGLILGNGTFEYANVTLNSAGTRTIQWTTTNWTKAQQYTIRVEQNFGGATGYKYDEVKVQVQKGAVTIVAAGSQSYYLGEEVQFSGTNTESQTTYLFITGPNLPTQGGALWSTNPRYAGSANPGITNGNASDFQQVSVNGDNTWSWNWGTTTVALDAGTYTVYAVSQPNDANHLSNAAYGTVSIIIKKPFVSATASQSTVAQGDPIYITGTAEGQPSQGVQLWILGKNYALVATEAVNSDSSFSYEIKGATTSTMYSGQYFVVVQHPMQNGVFDVAPATASGTVTYPQNSNGASVYVWNDNPSNPGVFTANGATNDFALTGAGSLQGSDAAEALVQALNSANVDDTYTKLQFLVETPVITITPVGDHSVGDKFTITATTNLAVGDNVLFTVYSSSFQPTDKTQSGEFSGASGTVAVTQGTSGLNALSFDVDASTFKPDEYLVTATAVGLPDTNNVPTGTALFNVLQASAQTATPTPVASVTTAAVQTTVPTPVPTTATPTKTPTQPGFGALVALIGLGAVALFVVRKH; from the coding sequence ATGACTAAGCGATTAACGATTGCACTTATTGCACTCGTGGCACTGGTGCTTGTTGCAGTACTGCCGGCTTCGGCAACGTACTACAATGTCAACAACACCGTTAACGCCCCGGGCGGATCAGTGTATATTGGAGAACAGCAGTTGAACATCCAGCCTCTTGTAAATAGCTACCCGGCAGGGGGAGCAGTCTCTATCGGCTGGTGGGCCTCCGCTGCGTCTGTCACTTCTACAGCACCGTCGCAGCAGTATAACGTAAGCTCACTTAACCCCTCCTCGTTCTATGCTTCGCCGAGCGGGTATGGAAACTACTTGGGTAACTGGTACGCGATCAATGGATCTGGTACCCCGAACACGACAGCTGCATTCTTTACTGTCGTGGACCCAAGCTTGGCTATTGATGTCTGGGATATCAACACCTCGACAACCGTATCCAGCGGTACCGTGATTCAGGGCGACCTGCTTACCTTCCGTATTAACACGAACCTGCAGTCGGCAATCGACCCGAACTACCGTACGTCCTCTGTCACCCCAGCTGTCGGCAGCGTTGATATTCAGGTAAAGCCTTCTTCCGGAAACACCTATGCCTCGCTGTTTGTCAACTCGACCAGCGGAAGCAGCACCTACAACACTCAGAATATCCGGTTCCAGCCGGTTAACCAGTCCCTTTGGTTCTGGGGTATCGCTGGCAACGGTGTGCCCTCGACCACTGCCACTAGTGGCGCTGGCGCTATCCAGTATGCCTGGGCAACCGGTGCAACTGATTCAACCGGAAACAATGCGTATCCTGCCGGTGTCTACACCGTCACCGCCCAGTCTGACATCAACGGTCAGTACGACAACTACCTGAATGGTGGCGCGTACTATACCGGTAAGACGATCAGCCAGCCTGTAACGGTCACGATCGCGTCCAACACGGTTTCGATCTCCGCAAACGTGGACTCCGTTGTTCGCAGCAAGCCCTTCTCAGTTACTATCACGGGCAAGCCCGGAGCAACCTACCACCTGTGGGTCAAGGGCGTCAGCTCGCTGGATGGCACCTATGACAACCAGCCGCCCATCATCTCCGCCAACCAGGTTGGAGTTACCTTTGATAACCAGTCTGACTCGAATGCATTCGCCTACTTCCCGACTTCCTCTGAGTTCCCGCTTAACGCAAACACGGCTTACGCTAACGGTAACTACACCTACCAGAATGGTGTCCAGCTCTGGAACGATGTTGCCCACGGCACGTATGGATCGACCGGTCTGATTCTCGGTAACGGTACCTTTGAGTACGCCAACGTGACCCTCAACTCCGCCGGTACCAGGACCATCCAGTGGACAACTACCAACTGGACCAAGGCCCAGCAGTACACCATCCGTGTTGAGCAGAATTTCGGTGGCGCAACCGGTTACAAGTACGATGAAGTAAAGGTGCAGGTCCAGAAGGGCGCAGTCACCATCGTCGCAGCTGGTTCCCAGAGTTACTACCTCGGTGAAGAGGTTCAGTTCTCCGGTACCAACACTGAGTCCCAGACTACATACCTGTTCATCACCGGCCCCAACCTGCCGACCCAGGGTGGAGCACTCTGGAGCACAAACCCGCGGTATGCAGGATCTGCCAACCCGGGTATCACCAATGGAAACGCCTCTGACTTCCAGCAGGTAAGTGTCAACGGTGACAACACCTGGTCCTGGAACTGGGGAACCACAACGGTTGCGCTCGATGCAGGTACCTACACGGTTTATGCAGTGAGCCAGCCCAATGATGCAAACCACCTGAGCAACGCAGCATACGGCACGGTTTCCATCATCATCAAGAAGCCCTTCGTCAGTGCGACTGCATCCCAGTCCACCGTTGCACAGGGTGACCCAATCTACATTACCGGTACCGCAGAGGGCCAGCCCAGTCAGGGTGTCCAGCTCTGGATCCTCGGTAAGAACTACGCACTCGTAGCAACTGAAGCCGTAAACTCTGACTCGTCGTTCTCGTACGAGATCAAGGGCGCAACGACCTCAACCATGTACTCTGGTCAGTACTTCGTTGTCGTTCAGCACCCGATGCAGAACGGTGTATTTGATGTCGCACCCGCCACCGCAAGTGGTACCGTGACATACCCGCAGAACTCAAACGGCGCTTCAGTGTATGTGTGGAACGACAACCCGTCCAACCCCGGTGTCTTCACTGCAAATGGTGCAACAAATGACTTCGCTCTCACCGGTGCCGGTAGCTTACAGGGCTCCGATGCCGCAGAGGCACTGGTCCAGGCACTCAACAGCGCAAATGTTGATGATACCTACACCAAACTCCAGTTCCTCGTAGAGACCCCCGTTATCACCATCACCCCGGTTGGCGACCACTCCGTTGGTGACAAGTTCACCATCACGGCAACCACCAACCTCGCAGTAGGTGACAACGTCCTCTTCACAGTGTACTCATCATCATTCCAGCCGACTGACAAGACCCAGAGCGGTGAGTTCAGCGGCGCATCAGGCACTGTAGCAGTCACGCAGGGCACCAGCGGCCTTAACGCTCTCTCGTTCGATGTTGACGCATCCACGTTCAAGCCCGACGAGTACCTCGTTACCGCCACCGCAGTCGGTCTCCCGGACACGAACAACGTCCCGACCGGCACTGCACTGTTCAATGTCCTGCAGGCATCGGCCCAGACTGCAACCCCCACACCGGTTGCATCTGTGACCACTGCAGCAGTTCAGACAACGGTTCCAACCCCGGTTCCGACCACTGCAACCCCCACCAAGACCCCGACACAGCCCGGGTTTGGTGCACTGGTTGCACTGATTGGTCTCGGTGCAGTTGCACTCTTTGTCGTGCGCAAGCACTGA
- a CDS encoding fibrillarin-like rRNA/tRNA 2'-O-methyltransferase has translation MIRIGNILVSKGEGGVYGERMLEGYRVWDPYRSKLAALYLVGTGIDLIPGMKVLYLGAANGTTVSHVADYVEVVYAVEFAPRPMQDLLEVARRRTNVIPIMADASRPEQYAPLVEAVDLLYQDVAQPDQAAIALANCAFLKPGGHLILMLKTRSVDIRKEPAEIFRDTLDILISAGITVRESTWLAPYHQDHAAIVCTR, from the coding sequence ATGATCCGTATCGGTAACATTCTTGTCTCGAAAGGTGAGGGTGGAGTCTACGGTGAGCGGATGCTTGAAGGGTACCGGGTCTGGGACCCGTACCGGAGCAAGCTTGCCGCCCTGTACCTGGTGGGAACCGGTATTGATCTTATACCGGGCATGAAAGTCCTGTACCTTGGGGCAGCAAACGGGACCACGGTCTCCCATGTTGCCGATTACGTGGAGGTGGTGTATGCCGTGGAGTTTGCCCCGCGCCCCATGCAGGACCTGCTGGAAGTGGCCCGCAGGCGCACCAACGTTATACCAATAATGGCTGATGCTTCCCGCCCGGAGCAGTATGCCCCGCTTGTGGAAGCGGTGGATCTCCTCTACCAGGATGTGGCCCAGCCCGACCAGGCGGCGATTGCCCTTGCAAACTGCGCTTTCCTCAAACCCGGCGGACACCTCATCCTTATGCTCAAGACCCGGAGTGTGGATATCCGCAAAGAGCCGGCAGAGATCTTCCGGGACACGCTCGATATCCTCATCTCTGCCGGGATCACAGTACGTGAGAGTACCTGGCTTGCCCCGTACCACCAGGATCACGCCGCTATCGTGTGCACAAGATAA
- a CDS encoding RNA-guided pseudouridylation complex pseudouridine synthase subunit Cbf5, with protein sequence MTTTGDCEKAEKKPAMPLRHGAGIIVIDKPRGPSSHQVAAWVGTMLGCPVGHAGTLDPQVSGILLVMLGNAVRLAPLLLKHDKEYICLMRLHKEVDRQRIDAMAEEFSGRIYQRPPRRSAVKRLLRIRTIKKLEILDVQGRLVLFKVECDAGTYIRSLCHHMGLALGTGAHMQELRRTRSGAFDEQCMHTLHALQDACCAAAAGDRVALDSMIVSVDAAVPDLPAVTVRDTAIDALCHGAALAGVGVIDCDEFRKDQIVAVLSQKREFIGLGKSLAPSAAWKPGTPGLVVAMTTVFMAPGTYPRGWKKHSRPEQAGSAPAKG encoded by the coding sequence ATGACCACAACGGGAGACTGCGAAAAAGCAGAAAAAAAGCCTGCCATGCCGCTCCGGCATGGCGCAGGCATCATCGTGATCGATAAGCCCCGGGGCCCTTCGAGCCACCAGGTTGCAGCGTGGGTGGGAACGATGCTCGGCTGCCCGGTGGGCCACGCGGGCACACTCGACCCCCAGGTTTCGGGCATCCTCCTTGTCATGCTCGGTAACGCCGTGCGCCTTGCGCCGCTGCTCTTAAAACACGACAAGGAGTACATCTGCCTGATGCGGCTGCATAAAGAGGTTGACCGGCAGCGCATCGATGCGATGGCAGAGGAATTTTCCGGCCGGATCTACCAGCGCCCCCCAAGGAGAAGCGCGGTCAAGCGCCTCCTGCGCATCCGTACCATCAAAAAACTGGAGATCCTCGACGTTCAGGGCCGGCTGGTGCTCTTCAAGGTGGAGTGCGATGCGGGCACCTACATCCGCTCGCTCTGCCACCACATGGGCCTTGCCCTTGGCACCGGTGCGCATATGCAGGAACTGCGCCGGACACGTTCGGGAGCCTTTGACGAGCAGTGCATGCACACGCTTCACGCGCTGCAGGATGCCTGCTGTGCTGCGGCCGCCGGGGACCGGGTCGCACTGGACTCGATGATCGTCTCAGTCGATGCCGCAGTCCCCGATCTCCCGGCGGTTACCGTGCGCGATACCGCAATCGATGCGCTCTGCCATGGGGCAGCGCTTGCAGGGGTGGGAGTTATAGATTGCGACGAGTTCAGGAAAGATCAAATCGTCGCTGTCCTCTCCCAGAAACGGGAATTTATCGGCCTTGGTAAATCACTCGCCCCGTCCGCCGCGTGGAAACCGGGGACACCCGGCCTTGTCGTTGCCATGACCACGGTTTTTATGGCGCCGGGCACCTATCCCCGGGGCTGGAAGAAACACAGCAGGCCGGAACAGGCCGGTTCTGCCCCTGCGAAAGGATAG